A region from the Vicia villosa cultivar HV-30 ecotype Madison, WI linkage group LG3, Vvil1.0, whole genome shotgun sequence genome encodes:
- the LOC131659525 gene encoding uncharacterized protein LOC131659525 produces MANRNQDADEVIHRVRQNNQMETNLTTMIERIMAQNGLNTELRRPNYTSPLSDYVLQTELPRGCKVPKFTKFLGDTSESTTEHIARYMTEAGDLANNEDLRMKYFPSSLTKNAFTWFTTLPPSSIDTWSHLKRIFHEQFYMGQTKISLKELASIKRNFTKPIDNYLNRFRLLKSRCFTVVPEHELVEMAAGGLDYSIRKN; encoded by the coding sequence ATGGCTAATAGAAACCAAGATGCAGACGAAGTAATCCATAGGGTTAGGCAAAACAACCAGATGGAGACTAATTTGACCACTATGATAGAAAGGATCATGGCCCAGAACGGTTTGAACACCGAACTTCGAAGGCCAAATTATACCTCCCCTTTGTCAGATTATGTCTTACAGACTGAATTACCAAGGGGTTGCAAAGTCCCTAAATTTACCAAGTTCTTAGGAGATACTAGTGAATCCACTAcggaacacatagccagatacATGACAGAGGCTGGAGATTTGGCAAACAATGAGGACCTGAGAATGAAATATTTCCCCAGTTCTTTAACCAAGAATGCTTTCACATGGTTTACAACTCTGCCACCAAGTTCTATAGATACTTGGTCTCATTTAAAGAGAatattccatgagcaattctatatgggccaaaccaagataagtcttaaGGAATTGGCCAGTATTAAAAGGAATTTTACTAAACCCATAGATAACTATctgaataggttccgtttgttaaagTCTAGGTGCTTCACAGTGGTGCCCGAACacgaactagtcgaaatggccgCTGGAGGTTTAGATTACTCTATTAGGAAAAATTAG